The sequence below is a genomic window from Lolium perenne isolate Kyuss_39 chromosome 7, Kyuss_2.0, whole genome shotgun sequence.
cttcgagtcaacgatatatgtaacatgtacatcttcattcattgtggtgctctgcgagtggtggtatgacgtcccgaaggaaaaatcccgccaattcctcgcctattgctatgaagcggtcatcgattgagagcttgttccgctttcttgccaactataaaagaataagatacaaatgaatacatgaaacaactattactgaaactcagcacaacttatgataacaaaacaaatttgtgaagattgtttttgtacctctttatttctctcattattcgttctctcgttgacaattctgcggatgaactcgcaaacgaagaatccacagagatcggtccccggaggttgttgcgggcatttctttacaagaatataattcaatcaaacaatagtcaagtatgataattgaaaggtgtgtggacctaggtagtactacttactttcgcacgccatcgcagcttcggtggccattcacgggacgtatcttccttgatgaaagtttgccatacgctgctcgacaaaagaaaatgcataaaagagtcatcaattagttcaaagcaggaaattaacgaaacaaaccgataagaattaaaattaccttctgagcattaaaaaacaagacacgtatagatccttttctttgcttagtgagtccaagacttcaacttctccaatttccaaattgatgacgagaagaataaagtgaaacctacgcacgtttcaatatgtagtcattagttaaaattttgacatacggtgagcaaaatataatgtgttataagacagtaagactcactcgaagttgtaaggccaaagtattagctttttgtcacgttgtcgcttcaaaaaccttagcaaagtctgcggtgtatccttgttatagaggggatcatctatggttttgacatgcattgtgttcgggtcaatgaacccaatgtctgtgatatcgtcccttttgcattcgagcatcttcgatctgcataatatagcgcacaaaagattataatctgcagacaatgaacgacttctcaaattaaataaataaatcacttacagacaatagcaactgatgattgatttgtcgagggcccggagattatataactgaaagagttcggcgaagtcaacgttcacacagtactcctggaagtagtgctcttccctaactcgcaccatgatagtctcgatcccttcctttgaggccttaaggtaccacgaatgcaagttacgcatacatgttggtaccttcctgagattctcgaccaaatctttcccttgaacaaactgatatgctcgttcagctaaggcataatcagttgcgtcttgtcgagaactttgaacggtcttcccgtcaaacaccttgagaggggcgaccgattgaacgggttgttgtccgagctggtagacactgtgtattccttttatctccctgatacccgatttaacgggttttgtcgcctcgatcatcttgtcatacgacctttcaatagaacgcgcatagtcagatggcggcgatggtacagggtcatatagattgtcaacggtacgcacaactttctcccgatctagtgtcttctcgaaaggtatctctggcactttcggtgcaaaaatttcttcacctcggcctgaacggcctccgcgttttcctctggagtttttcccaaggtaacttctcaggaggcggcagttgtttctcctttctagctttcttcctaggcggcgtaccgttccgcttaacggacgctgtcttacgcggaggatctcgagatggtggactcacgctggggtccctctcaggtaggtgtggacttggctgctcaccaggactgccaccaggaggagtcgatggcatttgctgctcatgtgtaggagtcggtggcctttgcaaaaggacgacgtacttcttcggccatagggcgaaaccgtgcttgacatcgcccagtgtcctctcatcttcacctctaggaatatcaagctccactttttcaaaccccgaaacaacttcatccaccccgacacgaacacaaccaggtggaatgggcatatgatggtgcattgctccatcttcacttgggtacacatagccgaccgccaccttaacagccgcggtcctgattaacatatgtagctcgcaatctgtcttctccgtgacataatccacggggtagcttcctccacatccgtcaagatgcgaggaaccgacaccgcttcttcgctgagatggggcagcatcggcttgtggatcccgtagaaacagcggctgatcgggtgccctctgatttctctcaagagcctccaccctagataacaactccgttacaatgtcggcgtccttcttcttctttcgcgaacggcttctataagtgtcggcgctgtccggccacgcttccttcatggtgagacctgggcgagctcgtacccgtccaacatgttcggggttccccaggcgagtgtcggctcgtcattctctcgatcgggaatgtactctccctttcgaccttttcaattgcatctacaagcttcggtacaattgcctcaattttttccttccattttcccttcgcaacgatcaaccactgtctttgggtccaaccccgccccatgagcgaacaaccgaacttggaccgttcgggccagtcccatgtctcgtggagtgattccatgatccatcagtttattctcaaacgctgtccacttcggaatggcactcttgtagccacctgaccccaaatgatgcggaagtttcttctttgcagcattttcggtatttttcttcgatcgggacacaaacttagacgatttcttatactccttaaatgcggcccagtgatcttttatcttcactagattttcggtattatcatcgaatactggatcttcattcttatatttgtcccataaatttttcttgaagctctggaattgtatggccatcttcttccatgtccattccttgactttatccttctggccttccgtcatgtcttccggtaggctgaactttgtcagtagcgtttcccaaagaaattttttcatgttgtcgttgacataagtagcaccactctccgggttcttcggcttatgccactcttgaatgctgatcggtacatggtccctaacaataactccggattgacttgtaaatttgcggcaaaactccttgggctccaccggttcaccattagccttgaatgccgtgagggctaacctgccctcgccctttagcaccagcgtcgggcctcgttttgttctaacagacttgctcgatgatccgaaggctaaaagaaaaaattattcgttaataagtgcaatacaaataaatgaatgcatctagggatgaacacagactaattgatacatagatatacacctcgccggagtttgtgatggacacttcattgtcttttctaacttgttcagactcaagtccctcgccaaaatcattcagaaagtcggggtactcgttgtcatctccatcgtcgggttccggaccacgggcactctcatagatcaatcgctgcaccgcttcttccccctcctcatctcggacgaaggtgccgtcctccatacctcaatgtcactgcaaaattaagaaagcaattgtatttcattcatcatgtaatgatcatataacagattgctagatggataacaattgaaatgaagaaagcaaaaaaaccctaacggaccgccacggccacggacacggtgttccccctcctcctctcgctcttctctctatgtcgcggcggcaccgccacggactcggcaccgctacagaccctaaccctaacactcggcgctcgtcctctcgctcttctctctatgtcgcggcggctgtCTATATATCGACCGTACACCCCTCGCCGTATGGATACACGCCTAGCACTACAGCAACGGAACAAGGGATGGTCCAACCAGAGCTGCCATCTCGCCTAAATAAAACACTCCCCCACACTTCACCACACTTCGTGGCGCTCTTCGCCGTCCCGCTCCTCTCCTTCCACTTCATCTCCACCAACGACCCCTACACCATGAACCTGCGCTTCATCGCCGCCGACACGCTGCGAAGCTCATGATGCTCGCCATGCTCACCGCCCGGGAGCCACCTCTCAGCGAAGCGGCGGAGCGCCCGGCCCACCCGGCCCACCCTGTGTGTCCGCCCATGGTCAGTCATACAAGAGGCAAGCAAACAGACACACGAGCAGTCTCCCGTGAAAACGACCatccgccggccggccggccagccTTACCGTCCTATCTTCACACGCATAGATGCTGTTCGCAATCACATACCGCGAGCACCAACAACCACACACACCCGTAGCCCAAGATCCGACGAAGCCATGGCGTCCTCGCACAACAGAGAGGACCAGGTCCTCATCGCCGTCGCGCTGCTACTCGTCCTCTCCTCCCCGCGGGCCGCCAGTGGCGCGCCCAACACGACGCCGCTGTCCGTGCGGTGCAACGGCGCGGTGTACGGCGCCGGGGACCCCTTCGCGGAGAGTCTCGCCTACGTGCTCGCCGACCTGCTGGCCGCCACACCGTCGTCCCGCGCCCGCGACGCCTACAGCATCTCCCCGTACCCGAACGCGTTCGCCTACGGCCACGCCGCGTGCGGCGGCGCCGCTCTGACACCCGCGGACTGCGCGACCTGCCTCGGGGCCGCCGGTCTCAGCGAAGCGGCGGAGCGCGTCGTGGCGTCGGCCCGCCCGCGTCGGCGCGCCCACGAGCGTGGTCCACGAGACCACGTTCTTGCttggcatttcgtcgaacacacCCCGAGCGCCGGCGCGAGGCGGCCGGCCTTGGCGTAGCGCGTCGCTAGCGCGGTGGCGACGAAGACGGAGGAGACGGCCGAGGACCCGACGGCGAAGGCGTGCAGCGACGCGGCGTGGCCGGCGTCGCCGGCCGCGGCGCAGGCCTTGAGCGCGAGGCTGACCACGAAAGGGTCGGCGCCGCGAGCGGGGAGGCGTGGATGCGGGCGGCGGAAAAGGAGGAGAGGGCCGGGGAGGTacctgcgggcggcggcggctgcgtcggcggcggcggcttcgtcgcggcggcgtgggtgcgtcAGCGGCGGCGTGGAGTGCGTCAGCGTCGTCGGCGCGTCGGGAGCTGTGTCGCGCGGGGAAGAAGAGGATTTGGGGCTCTATTTGTCGCGCGGCTAAGTCTAAAACATGGCGatgggcctttagtaccggttggtaccacccaccggtacgaaagacctttcgtaccggttggtggtaccaaccggtactaaagggttttttttttgttttcttttttcttttcttgttttcttttcttttcttgtttcttttttcttttcttgttttcttctttcttttctgtttctttttccttttattttgtgtttcttttcttttcttctcattttctatttcttttcattttctatttcttttcttttcattttctatttcttttcattttctatttcttttcttttcattttctatttcttttcattttctatttcttttcttttcattttcgttcccctttcttttgtgtttcttttcttttatatttcttttctatttattttgttttctgtttcttctttcttttcttttatgtttttttcttttcttttgtgtttcttttcttttatttttattttctgtttcttttcttctctatttcttttctatttctttttctatttccgtttgttttcttttctatttgttttctatatccttttttatatttcttttctacatattttctaattcttttctatatattatctatttctattctttactcttgccacgacgccgtccgcgcgggaaactttcccgccacgtacgacggaaaaaggcgggaataaaattttattacgattgaactcgaattaaaatacatagtttaactgaaaattaaagatacatggccaaattctactgttggagtcattcagtcatactcgtgcctagccctgtagtactcgccactgtagtcgtcgtagtcgccgtcatcatcgtcgctggcatcggggtcgcggtactctccggtcggcgggtgagcacgcgtgggctgggactgagggtagcgcaggcgggggccacggtaggccatgacgccctggagagtccggccgcgccaccacagccgacggccggcctcgttgaagttcgaaggaggcagaccgccctcctcatgcctggaaagcgccctctcacgccgattgatgaagaagctttcccaagtcgggctgtagtcgggatgccactggggattcctccgctgctctggcgtgagctcgaagtagtagtggttcgtgatggccatctcgcgcgccacacctagagggactggagggaccggtacgcctccgacgcttagcaaccagccggtcgggacgcggtagcccggcgggcaggggtagttcgaggcgcaaagcgcctccgcctcccggggggttagagatgcgatggaagccatgggagagaatgatgaggtttgcagatatgagtctagatgtgatatgtaaatggtggccaagcctacatatatatagtggaaaaatggcgggaagacaaaggcgggaaccggtgaaaagcgtgggaagaaaataggcgggaagacagaggcaaacctttagtaccggttggtgggtgcaaccggtactaaagctgtcggcaggataaggacgccctgctcgatgagataaagtatgtagcgcacgacgccctgtcggtgggataaggacgcgtgggtaacctttagtaccggttggtgggtgcaaccggtgctaaagctgtcggcaggataaggacgccctgctcgatgagataaagtatgtagcgcacgacgcccgtcggtgggataaggacgcgtgggtaacctttagtaccggttggtgggtgcaaccggtgctaaagctgtcggcaggataaggacgccctgctcgatgagataatgtATGGAGAGCACGAcggcctgtcggtgggataaggacgcgtgggtaacctttagtaccggttggtgggtgcaaccggtgctaaagctgtcggcaggataaggacgccctgctcgatgagataaagtatgtagcgcacgacgccctgtcggtgggataaggacgcgtgggtaacctttagtaccggttggtgggtgcaaccggtactaaagctgtcggcaggataaggacgctctgcctataaaaggagcatcgatacaccatgggaagcagctcaacaagccaacatggatggagagtttcatcaccatggatggaggaaagggttgggaaatctcccgtggcggaacttgtcgaagatgcccttggtgcacacgcccctatggcatcttcggaagttccgcctcggaaaaatttccctgcaagcccgtggaagactccatctcctctaacaaatgttggggaaagggttgggaaatctcccgtggcggaacttgtcgaagatgcccttggtgcacacgccatatggcatcttcggaagttccgcctcggaatttttttcctgcaagcccgtggaagactccatctcctctaacaatgttgcggaaagggttgggaaatctcccgtggcggaacttctcgaatatgcccttggtgcacatgccctatatatggcatattcggaagttccgcctcggaaaaatttccctgcaagcccgtgacttaactagtaaaacaagccaaccatctccattgttaatatcttacatacagtaacatcattacacaaaagtgatttccatattggttatgatccctatatgtagctagctagtcttctgagttttcttcgctcgtttccctttcttcttactgcgacgcaaccatggacaatcttcattgtttaagatgatgcttgggtcaatttttaccttgaagggtggaatatcatcaaacttattataatcttctgacatgtctgtcttgtcctctactcccacgatgtttctttttcctgaaagaactatgtgccgctttggctcatcgtatgatgtgtcctcttgcctttcttttctttttttcggtttgctagacatatccttcacataaaaaacctgagccacttcactggctaggacgaatggttcggtgtcgtacccaagattcttgaaatccactgtagtcattccgtactgcgggtctactgCATACCCGTCTTTCAaagttgaaccatttacaccggaacaaagggaccttgaaattaggtccatagtcaagttcccatatctcctctatgtacccataatatgtgaccttgttcccattgccatcttctgcatcaaagcggacaccactgttttggttggtgctctttttgtcttgggcgaaagtgtaaaatgtgttcccattaatctcatacccttgaaaagtcgatatagtagaagatggttgcttggccaacaagtacagctgctcgtcatcggtgacattcatgagacgtgtttgcaaccaaccgccgaaagtcttcatgtgttctccatcaatccaatcttcacgttgctccgcgtatttagagcgtaagatctccttgtgttcctctttgtacggagccaccaagatggaattaagtagaaccgtgtagtgtgcttgagtgaaagaatgtccgtccatacacgttgctgatttctttcctagcgtgccttttccacgcagtctcccctcatagcgcgattcgggaacaccgatcggcttaaggtcaggaataaagtcaacacaaaactcaatgacctcctctgttccatagcccttggagatgcttccttcggcctagcacggttatgaacgtacttctttaagactcccatgaatctctcaaaggggaacatgttgtgtagaaatacagaccgagaacgccaatctcttcgaccaggtgaactaggagatgtgtcataatattgaagaaggatggtgggaacaccaactcgaagccgactagacattggaccacatccttcgtaaattttgtagagtaagtggattgatcaccttctcgagaaattgcattgaggaacgacatagcttcacaatgggtactcgaacattttcctgcgaagcccctcaatgcaaccggaagtaattgtgtcataatcacgtggcagtcatgagactttaggttttgaaactttttctccgacatgtttattattccctttatattcgacgagaagccggacgggaccttgatgctactcgggacttcaaaagatctccttctcctctttggtaagagcatagctggcaggaccttgatacttctctggattcaggttgtttccttcgtggatactttgctggtcctgccgtgcatccggtgtatcttttgtcttcccatacacgcccaagaagtttagcaggttcacgcaaagatttttcgtcacgtgcatcacgtcgattgcagagtgaacctctaacaatttccagtagggtagctcccaaaatatcgacttcttcttccacatgggtacgtgtccgtcaacatcatgcggaacagattgtccgcaggaccctttccaaagatcacttttaaatccttgaccatatcatatataacttccccattagggcgggtaggcttcgttcggttatctgcctcacctccgaaatgctttcctctctttcttacgtgatgttgttttggaagaaatcgacgatgcccagtacacattcttgtttcccaaataattactatcagtctcacctaaacaaagtgtgtgcatgcattgtatcccttgtttgactgccccgaaatgttaccaagagcaggccaatcattgatggttacaaataacaacgctcgtaggttaaattccttttgttcgtgctcatcccacacagtacaccttcgtcacgccacaactctaaaagttcttcaaccaatggcctcgggtacacatcaatgtcgttgccgggttgcttcgggccctggatgagcagcatcataatgaacttccgcttcatgcacaaccaaggaggaaggttatagatacatagagtcaccggccaGTGCTAAGCAGGACTGGAGCTCTGcttcccgaaaggattaaagccatctgtacttagaccaaatcttaagttccttgcgtcatctgaaaatgacttgaactctctgtcgatttttctccaccgcgacccgtcgccgggtgtctcagcatcacatctttcttacggtcctctttgtgccatcgcaacaacttggcatgctctttgttctggaacaaacgtttcaaccgtggtattataggagcataccacatcaccttcgcagaaccctcttcccgggggtggactcaccctcaacatcgccggggtcatctcgcctgatcttatacctcaatgcactacataccgggcatgcattcaaattctcgtactcccgcggtagaggatgcagtcattgatgcatgcatgtatcttctcgcacctctaatcctagagggcagacaaccttctttgcttcgtacgtgctagagggcaacacgttctccccggaagcatcttctttattattttcagcaacttttcaaatcccttgtcgaagtaccattctctgccttccatcgcagcaattccagcgtggtacccagctttttctcgaccattttcgcaatttgggtacaacagtttgttgtgatcctctaacattttctccaacttcaacctctccttttcatttccgcagttcatcttcgcatcaagaatggcccgacccaaatcgtcatccgggtcatcaaaaatcggctcatcgaccatgagctcttcttcagctgcgtcttccccattctactaccaccgtcttcatgaataagctgggatagttgtcactatcctcttcttcttcgttgtcttccaatataacccctctttctccgtgcttggtccaacaattatagctgggcatgaaaccattctccaaagagtggacgtgaagggtcttcgaggtagagtaatccttcatattcttacaggaactacatggacaatacatgaaaccattcgaccgcctgtttgcctcagccacgttgagaaaataatgcatgccgtaatgaactcgggatggcaccggtcaccgtacatccattgtcgactcatctcgcattttatatgtatatcaaaaatcattaagtacacaacatcatggatatatgagtgaccaacttaattaatattcaagttcatcacataaaactaattgttttttataaaaaagaagaggggctcaccgaggtggtaccgtgccggctaggggacgacgctagcgatcgacggcggtgaggacggggatgatactaattaaaacctacaaaacataccataatttcagctcaaattgcatataaaaaaataaaatcactaacttaggcatttcatcgaacaccttgattgcactacaaaaatagtacgagttaaaactaccaaagaactgagctaaattaggaacgccggaaggaaggatgatattgctaacccttggatagatgtatgccgttaatcttgttaaaatggtggagaaaaataaagattattggagtgtgagaggtggagaaaaatttagagtgtgaggaagaagagaaaaatgagagccagcagggggctcgggacgatctgggcgattttgatatggctgggtaccctttggtaccggttcgtgttacgaaccggtaccaaaggtccagcccgggccccaccacgcgtctgatttttggccgaagacctttcgtaccggttcctaacacgaaccggtacgaaagcccctcccaaaccggtaccaaagctcctcgcccacctgagccctcaaaccggtacaaatggccccattggtaccggttcgtaagggaaccggtaccaatggcttagatggatgtgaggttttctactagtgataatTGTTCCAGAATAAATTCTACTACTATAGTCTAATAACAATACAACATTGTAAGTTCCTGTTTCATGGCAGTGAATCCAACCAAAGGACAACGCAGCCTCACAACCATTTCAAACATATCAGTAATTAAATCCCATTAAAAGAAACAAGTTTAGGATGGAATAAACAAATGTAATGATGGTTGCATGCATCAACTGGTACAGATGCCAGGTGATATTCTCCTTTTctataaaaataacaaaatatACATATATTACCAGATGAAAACATGTAGAATTAATGTATTTATTATACTATAGTGGACAAAAATTAGTTTAGTCCGCAGAGAGTTTACCTCCCAATCTCCAATTCTTAGAAAGGATGCGTGAAACTTGGCAGCCTGCATCTTTTTTGAAGGATTCATTCCTTAAGTTGTAGTAGAATTTGAGTGTATAGCACCGTAGCAATGAACATTCTTAGTTGCTTGCGCTCTTCTAACTTTGGTGGCAAGCTCAAGCTTCTTTTGTATCAGCTCCACAAAAGAGCTGGATTTTGTCAAGTTTAGACCTAATGGGCCGGCCAGGGTTATGAATGGACTGTGGAGAAAATAGCTCATTCACCATATCAGCAGCCTCATTTGATAGCTGCAATAAAAGGAAGAGATATATATACTATGAATATATTTAATTTTACAGAAAGAATATGTTTAAACCAT
It includes:
- the LOC127303855 gene encoding uncharacterized protein, producing the protein MASSHNREDQVLIAVALLLVLSSPRAASGAPNTTPLSVRCNGAVYGAGDPFAESLAYVLADLLAATPSSRARDAYSISPYPNAFAYGHAACGGAALTPADCATCLGAAGLSEAAERVVASARPRRRAHERGPRDHVLAWHFVEHTPSAGARRPALA